In Catharus ustulatus isolate bCatUst1 chromosome 27, bCatUst1.pri.v2, whole genome shotgun sequence, the DNA window CGAGCTGTTGTCGCAACCGGGCTCTTCCTACAGGGGTTTCTCAGTCCTCACCTGCCTCCGGGGCTCCTCATCTTCTTACGAGGGTGACGCTTCCCCCCAGTTGAAAGGACCTCTCTCTGCGCTCCTCCAGGCAGCGCCGGTGTCCTGAGGGCTGCTGTGCCGCCCGACTCCCGCCCCGCATTCCCCGCTCTGCCCGGACCTAACCCCGCCGCTGGCCCGATACGAACACTGCCCAGCCGGGAAGACACGACCCGTTCGACTCGGCCCCGCGGCAGGGACAGCGCCGGGTGCGAGCAAGGCCAGGCCGCGCCATCCCCCCGGGCCTCGCCGGTACCTGCAGGGCCATGGCCTGCGCCGCGCCGGGCGGGAAGCCCAGGCGGTCCCCGGGCCGCAGGAGGAGCCGATAGAAGTCGGTCTTGCGGTAGAGGAAGCCGAAGAGGATGCGTAGGAATTCCTCCACGTTGCCGACATGCTGCAGGATGCCCAGAAGTGCCTGGTCGTACATGTCAGTGAGCGAGGCCTCCATGGCGGCCCAGGGCCCGCTGTCACGGCAACGGGTTCAGCCGCGCTTCCGGTCCGCCCGGAACCCGCCCCGCGCATATGGATTCCGGCCCTCTGGGAGGCCCCTCCCGCCTCGCTGCGGGCATTCCCGGCCCCCACTGGCGCCGCTGGGACCTCCTGTCGCCTCACAGCACCCGGAGACGCCCAGACCCCGCGTTCCCATAACCATCTGTGTCTCCTATGTCCCCGGCCTCCACTCCCCTCGCCATTCCCGACTCTGCCCCCACGGGGGACGCGAGGGGTGGGGGGGTGTGCAGAACCCGCTCCGCGCCTCCAGGGGGCGCCCAGGCCCCGCCACGGCCgcccgggggcggggccaggacCGAGCGCGGCAGCGGGAGCGGCGCGGGCCCGGCCGTGAGGGGCGGGCGGCGAGTGGCCCGCggcctcccatccctgctcccgaGGGAGCTCCCCGAACCGTCCCCTCGCTCCTGCCTTGCCCTGGTGTTAGCCCGGCCGCCGTGACCCCTTGGCCCGCTCCTCATCTGTCGCAGCACGCGTTTATCCAGCCGCGTGCCGGGAAGTTTGGTCCAGAAAGGTCCTGAGAAAGACCGTGtcaaaaccaccaaaatcaaATTATTCCATCAGCTGCTTCCCTTGATCGACTTGATCAAGACTGCAACCATCCAATCAACTCACCCACCAGACACCCCCTGCAAATGCCCCTCTCCAGGGAAGAGAAGGGTGTTGGGGGTGCCACGCCAACAGCCCAGAGATGTGCCATCCACAGTCTGCCCTTTGTCCCCGGGTGGAGTTGCCCCACCGCAGAAGGTTGGTCAGGCAGGCCTTGCCCTTggggaagctgtgctggctgtcctgAATCACCTCATGCCCTCCTGCAGACCTCCTGGGGGATCTGTTCCATCATCTTCCCAGGCCCAGCTGAGGCTGAGGAGTCGGTACACATGGCAAGCTGGGGTGATGGTGAGACATGCCGTGTACTCCAGCACAGCTTCCAGGGCTCCATCCTGCCAGTGGTGAGTTGCTCCAGACTCAAGACAGTTGCTGCTCTtggagatgctgctgtggggctgaaCAACTCCACTGGCAGTGAGAGCAAGCCAGTGTCTCCGTGGAGGATGGCTCCAAGGTTCCAAGCCATGGGGATGCTGCTCAGATCGTCCTGTCTGACCAGGGAGTACTCCCAAAGGATCTCCT includes these proteins:
- the LOC117007884 gene encoding uncharacterized protein LOC117007884 isoform X1; protein product: MPLSREEKGVGGATPTAQRCAIHSLPFVPGWSCPTAEGWSGRPCPWGSCAGCPESPHALLQTSWGICSIIFPGPAEAEESVHMASWGDGETCRVLQHSFQGSILPVVSCSRLKTVAALGDAAVGLNNSTGSESKPVSPWRMAPRFQAMGMLLRSSCLTREYSQRISLASALRRMWLSWDMWLPGDALTVVAMMDISRPCVLVPAGSPGPEYQDGRGQSSMETSKVLHEILRELRMILGGVKSLSLNSAVSRRSTNTGDSGADPNAVDNRANPDAVVGKADTGAVDANSFQKYCIEGIVAVLGSMLLGMVLCCVLHVWRKRRKKT